A window of the Podarcis raffonei isolate rPodRaf1 chromosome 4, rPodRaf1.pri, whole genome shotgun sequence genome harbors these coding sequences:
- the LOC128412133 gene encoding olfactory receptor 51G2-like, which translates to MSTSNETASAAAFLLTGFPGLEKKHIWLSIPICSTSLIAIAGNCTILFIIKTDVTLHKPMYYFLSMLALSDLGLSIATLPTMLSVLWFNHRIIHFNICLIQMYFIHTFSIVESGILLAMAFDRLVAIQNPLRYTSILTNRNITKIGVGVALRAALLVFPTAILLKRQRYGRVNVLSYLFCLHQDILNVVRSDRKISSIYGLMVVISSMALDSVLLVFSYIMILKTVLSIASKQERLRALNTCISHICAVLTFYIPMIGLSMIHRYGKNAPPIVHILMANVYLLVPPLMNPTVYSVKTKQIRTRIIRQFWKS; encoded by the coding sequence ATGTCCACCTCTAACGAAACAGCCAGTGCTGCAGCTTTCCTCCTCACAGGTTTCCCTGGGTTGGAGAAAAAACATATTTGGCTTTCCATCCCCATCTGCTCCACTTCCCTCATAGCCATCGCAGGAAACTGCACCATCCTCTTCATCATCAAGACAGACGTAACCCTCCACAAGCCCATGTACTATTTCCTCTCCATGCTGGCCCTCTCTGACCTGGGTTTATCAATTGCCACTTTGCCCACCATGCTGAGCGTCCTGTGGTTCAACCACCGCATTATCCATTTCAACATATGCCTGATTCAGATGTACTTCATTCATACTTTCTCCATCGTTGAGTCAGGTATTCTGTTGGCCATGGCCTTTGATCGTCTGGTGGCCATCCAGAACCCTCTGAGATATACATCTATCTTGACCAACAGAAACATCACCAAGATAGGGGTGGGGGTTGCCCTTCGGGCTGCCCTTCTTGTCTTTCCAACTGCCATTCTCCTGAAGAGGCAGAGGTATGGAAGAGTCAATGTGCTTTCTTATTTGTTCTGCTTGCACCAAGATATTCTGAACGTGGTGCGTTCCGACAGGAAAATTAGCAGCATCTATGGCTTGATGGTGGTGATCTCCTCCATGGCTCTTGACTCTGTGTTGCTGGTTTTTTCCTATATCATGATCCTCAAAACCGTGTTGAGCATTGCCTCCAAGCAGGAGCGCCTTCGGGCCTTGAATACTTGCATCTCTCACATCTGTGCTGTCCTCACTTTCTATATCCCAATGATTGGCCTCTCTATGATCCACCGCTATGGGAAAAATGCCCCACCCATTGTCCACATCCTCATGGCCAATGTGTACCTTCTGGTGCCACCATTGATGAATCCCACTGTGTACAGTGTGAAAACCAAACAAATCCGAACAAGGATAATCAGACAGTTTTGGAAGAGTTAA
- the LOC128412114 gene encoding olfactory receptor 51L1-like: protein MPTLSNSSDFSPPTFMLMGFPGLEMYHHWISVPFCTIYLMALFGNSTILFVIKTNPSLHQPMYVLLSMLAITDLGLSISTLPTVLGLFWFNVREIDFNACATQLFFIHTFSFMESSVLLAMAFDRYVAICNPLRYSSILTNSALVKIGLAIAARSSGIVLPTPWLLRRYKYPRGTLLLSHSFCLHQDVLKLSCSDSRVSSVYGLCVVLCTLVIDSLLILLSYVKIIKTITVIASREERLKAFDTCVSHICVVLIFFIPVIGVSMIHRFGRHISPIAHILMANVYLLIPPVLNPIVYSVKTQPIQKGILMAFGKKRTIH from the coding sequence ATGCCCACTCTGAGCAACAGCAGTGACTTCAGTCCGCCAACCTTCATGCTGATGGGATTCCCTGGGCTGGAGATGTATCACCACTGGATCTCCGTCCCATTCTGCACTATCTACCTCATGGCCCTTTTCGGCAACAGCACCATCCTCTTTGTCATCAAGACCAACCCAAGCCTTCACCAGCCCATGTATGTTCTCCTTTCCATGTTGGCCATCACCGACTTGGGCTTGTCCATCTCCACCTTACCGACGGTGCTGGGGCTCTTCTGGTTCAATGTGAGGGAGATTGACTTTAACGCCTGTGCCACACAACTCTTCTTTATTCACACCTTCTCTTTCATGGAGTCCTCAGTGCTGTTGGCCATGGCCTTTGACCGCTACGTTGCTATCTGCAACCCACTGAGATACAGCAGCATCTTGACAAATTCAGCGTTGGTCAAGATTGGCCTGGCCATTGCCGCAAGGAGTTCAGGCATTGTGCTGCCAACACCGTGGCTACTCAGGAGGTACAAGTACCCCAGGGGcaccctgctgctttcccactccTTTTGCTTACACCAGGATGTGCTGAAGCTCTCTTGCTCAGACTCAAGAGTAAGCAGTGTCTATGGTTTGTGTGTTGTCCTTTGCACTTTGGTGATTGACTCTCTGCTCATCTTGTTGTCGTATGTGAAGATAATTAAGACCATCACAGTCATTGCCTCCAGGGAGGAGCGGCTCAAGGCTTTCGACACATGTGTCTCCCACATCTGTGTCGTCTTGATCTTCTTCATTCCCGTGATTGGGGTGTCAATGATACACCGATTTGGGAGGCACATTTCCCCCATTGCTCATATCCTCATGGCCAATGTCTACCTCCTCATCCCACCAGTCCTCAATCCCATTGTGTACAGCGTGAAAACTCAGCCCATTCAGAAGGGCATCCTGATGGCGTTTGGTAAGAAAAGGACCATCCACTAG
- the LOC128412302 gene encoding olfactory receptor 51A4-like, producing the protein MSSNHSAFSPPVFLLTGFPGLEKHHAWISIPIFSMYLVAIAGNSTILLLIKTDQALHEPMYYFLSMLAMTDLGLSITTLPTMLSVLWFSHRVISFNACLGQMYFIHTLSIAESGILLAMAFDRLVAIQNPLRYTTILTNKTIIKIGVGVAFRATFLVLPGSLLLRRLQYGKVSELSYSFCLHQDVLKEVHSDKRTNSIFGLLVMLFSTGVDSLLLVLSYFMILRTVLGVASKEERFKALSTCVSHICAVLSFYIPMLGLTMIHRYGKHAPPIIFILIANVYLLVPPLMNPIVYSVKTKQIRTRIILKLRKKEKALKASK; encoded by the coding sequence ATGTCCTCCAACCACTCAGCCTTCAGTCCTCCTGTGTTCCTCCTGACAGGCTTCCCAGGGCTAGAAAAACACCATGCCTGGATCTCCATCCCCATTTTCTCCATGTACCTAGTGGCCATTGCAGGCAACAGTACCATCCTCCTCCTCATCAAGACGGACCAAGCCCTCCACGAGCCCATGTACTATTTCCTCTCCATGCTGGCCATGACAGACCTGGGCTTGTCCATTACTACTCTGCCCACCATGTTGAGCGTTCTGTGGTTCAGCCACCGTGTGATCAGCTTCAACGCCTGCCTGGGCCAGATGTACTTCATCCACACCTTGTCTATTGCTGAGTCAGGAATTCTGTTGGCCATGGCCTTTGATCGCTTGGTGGCCATCCAGAACCCCTTGAGGTACACAACTATCTTGACCAACAAAACTATAATcaagattggggtgggggttgccTTTCGGGCTACCTTCCTCGTCCTCCCTGGATCCCTCCTGCTGAGAAGGTTGCAGTATGGAAAAGTAAGTGAGCTTTCCTATTCATTTTGCTTGCACCAGGATGTTCTGAAGGAGGTGCATTCAGACAAGAGAACCAACAGCATCTTTGGTTTGCTGGTGATGCTCTTTTCCACTGGTGTGGATTCCCTGTTGCTCGTCCTGTCCTACTTCATGATTCTCAGAACTGTGTTGGGAGTTGCCTCCAAGGAGGAGCGTTTCAAGGCGCTGAGTACTTGTGTCTCCCACATCTGTGCTGTCCTAAGTTTCTACATCCCCATGCTTGGCCTGACTATGATCCACCGCTACGGGAAGCATGCTCCTCCCATCATTTTCATCCTCATCGCTAATGTCTATCTCTTGGTGCCGCCTCTGATGAACCCTATTGTGTACAGTGTGAAAACCAAGCAGATCCGCACACGGATAATCTTGAAACTCCGGAAGAAGGAAAAGGCATTAAAAGCCTCAAAGTGA